In Cryptosporangium aurantiacum, one DNA window encodes the following:
- a CDS encoding winged helix-turn-helix domain-containing protein, with protein MTAQADQRVPQVHGATVRRLTAANGPTRTARVLVEVDLTGGGAPGIASALCAEISDLLAGHARAGDTTVSALVSLGFGDDAARPPSAPVFSARDDGTPVPDATVDARPGAATRGAAVAARRSDAGTPPLRILAGRRVATLAGSELSLTRREFDLLAFLARHPRQVFSRTQLIDAVWGARFRYSERTIDVHVRRLRVKLADTGPQIVTVRGVGYRLDHADRVAVLPGVD; from the coding sequence ATGACAGCGCAGGCCGACCAGCGCGTCCCGCAGGTGCACGGCGCCACCGTCCGGCGGCTCACCGCCGCGAACGGCCCGACCCGGACCGCGCGAGTCCTGGTGGAGGTCGACCTGACCGGCGGTGGGGCGCCCGGGATCGCGTCCGCGCTGTGCGCGGAGATCAGCGACCTGCTCGCCGGGCACGCCCGCGCGGGTGACACGACCGTCTCCGCGCTGGTCTCCCTCGGTTTCGGCGACGACGCGGCGCGGCCGCCGTCGGCGCCGGTCTTCTCCGCCCGCGACGACGGCACGCCGGTGCCGGACGCCACGGTGGACGCCAGGCCGGGGGCCGCCACGCGGGGTGCCGCCGTGGCGGCGCGTCGCAGCGACGCGGGCACGCCGCCGCTGCGGATCCTGGCCGGTCGCCGGGTCGCGACGCTCGCGGGCAGCGAACTCTCGCTCACCCGCCGCGAGTTCGACCTGCTCGCGTTCCTCGCCAGGCACCCGCGGCAGGTCTTCAGCCGCACCCAGCTCATCGACGCGGTCTGGGGCGCCCGGTTCCGCTACAGCGAGCGGACGATCGACGTCCACGTGCGGCGGCTGCGGGTGAAGCTCGCCGACACCGGCCCGCAGATCGTCACCGTGCGTGGCGTCGGCTACCGCCTGGACCACGCCGACCGCGTCGCCGTCCTGCCGGGCGTCGACTGA
- a CDS encoding dienelactone hydrolase family protein translates to MSTQLTAHRIPTAGVDLEADVHLPDDPRGAVLFAHGSGSSRRSPRNRAVADVLHDRGFGTVLVDLLTEDEERIDAMSRELRFDIGLLAVRLTGILDWLHARPDTQHTPLGLFGASTGAAAALVSAAARPDLVGAVVSRGGRPDLADSALTAVQAPTLLIVGSHDETVIELNQQARTAMTAPNELLLIPGATHLFGEPGALEQVADHAADWFSTHLTT, encoded by the coding sequence ATGAGCACCCAGCTGACCGCACATCGGATACCGACCGCGGGTGTCGACCTGGAGGCCGACGTCCACCTTCCCGACGATCCTCGCGGCGCGGTGCTGTTCGCCCACGGCAGCGGCAGCTCGCGGCGCAGCCCGCGTAACCGGGCGGTCGCCGACGTCCTGCACGACCGGGGGTTCGGGACGGTCCTCGTCGACCTGCTCACCGAGGACGAGGAGCGGATCGACGCGATGAGCCGCGAGCTGCGCTTCGACATCGGCCTGCTGGCGGTCCGGCTGACCGGCATCCTCGACTGGCTGCACGCCCGCCCGGACACCCAGCACACGCCGCTGGGCCTGTTCGGCGCCAGCACCGGCGCGGCGGCCGCCCTGGTCAGCGCCGCCGCACGCCCGGACCTGGTCGGCGCGGTCGTCTCCCGGGGCGGCCGGCCCGACCTCGCCGACTCGGCGCTGACCGCGGTGCAGGCGCCGACGCTGCTGATCGTCGGCAGCCACGACGAGACCGTGATCGAGCTCAACCAGCAGGCGCGCACCGCGATGACCGCGCCGAACGAGCTGCTGCTGATTCCCGGCGCCACCCACCTGTTCGGCGAACCCGGAGCGCTGGAGCAGGTCGCCGACCACGCCGCCGACTGGTTCAGCACCCACCTCACAACCTGA
- a CDS encoding alkaline phosphatase D family protein gives MAVVDRRQFLIGAAAGAAGALTASALPVGVRTAHAAPLRTDPFRLGIASGDPLPDAVVLWTRLVNDPFNAGSLPGQPIPVEWQVATDARFSRVVRRGTATAHPGRAHSVHVDARGLRPGREYWYRFRAGGHVSETGRTRTAPAPSADVSRLRIGVVNCQDWQNGYWPAYDGLAAEDLDVVLHLGDYIYEYDPRSAYPDRMHTQPQTAGLDQLRTLVDYRARHALYKTDPSLQAAHAAFPWIVTWDDHEVENNYANLIDEAEDANSPKFQSPAAMAAQRAAAYQAYFEHLPLRRPITPGSPNYRLFRRFDFGRLARINVLDTRQHRTDQPPGIALDFGPAQPGLDNTAGTLTGGAQEQWLHAGLAGSRARWNVIAQQVMVSQIRFPNLLDPANPLPPIVNLDQWDGYHPARTRLLRFLAERKIANPVVLAGDIHSSWFSDLRIDRDDLAAAPVAVEFTATSVSSDFPAPFIAPVTAANPSLNPHVRYFDGSLRGYLRFDVTKERWLAEARTVASIAVRTSPVSTSASWVTVAGRPGLVPA, from the coding sequence ATGGCCGTGGTCGACAGAAGACAGTTCCTGATCGGTGCCGCTGCCGGCGCCGCCGGTGCGCTCACCGCGAGCGCGCTCCCGGTCGGCGTCCGGACCGCCCACGCGGCTCCGCTCCGGACCGATCCGTTCCGGCTGGGCATCGCCAGCGGTGATCCGCTCCCGGACGCGGTCGTGCTCTGGACCCGGCTGGTCAACGACCCGTTCAACGCGGGGTCGCTGCCGGGGCAGCCGATCCCGGTGGAGTGGCAGGTCGCCACCGACGCGCGATTCTCCCGGGTGGTGCGGCGGGGCACCGCGACCGCGCACCCCGGCCGGGCGCACTCCGTCCACGTCGACGCCCGCGGCCTGCGTCCCGGCCGCGAGTACTGGTACCGCTTCCGGGCGGGCGGCCACGTGAGCGAGACCGGCCGCACCCGGACCGCTCCGGCGCCGTCGGCCGACGTCTCCCGGTTACGGATCGGCGTCGTGAACTGCCAGGACTGGCAGAACGGCTACTGGCCGGCCTACGACGGGCTGGCCGCCGAGGACCTCGACGTCGTCCTGCACCTCGGCGACTACATCTACGAGTACGACCCGCGCAGCGCCTACCCCGACCGGATGCACACCCAGCCGCAGACCGCGGGCCTCGACCAGCTGCGGACGCTCGTCGACTACCGAGCCCGCCACGCGCTCTACAAGACCGACCCGTCCCTGCAGGCCGCGCACGCGGCGTTCCCGTGGATCGTCACCTGGGACGACCACGAGGTCGAGAACAACTACGCGAACCTGATCGACGAGGCAGAGGACGCGAACAGCCCGAAGTTCCAGTCCCCGGCCGCGATGGCCGCTCAGCGCGCGGCCGCGTACCAGGCGTACTTCGAGCACCTGCCGCTCCGCCGGCCGATCACGCCCGGCTCGCCGAACTACCGGCTCTTCCGCCGGTTCGACTTCGGGCGGCTGGCCCGGATCAACGTCCTGGACACCCGGCAGCACCGCACCGATCAGCCGCCGGGCATCGCGCTGGACTTCGGACCGGCGCAGCCGGGCCTGGACAACACCGCGGGCACGCTCACCGGCGGCGCCCAGGAGCAGTGGCTCCACGCCGGGCTGGCCGGTTCCCGCGCCCGCTGGAACGTCATCGCCCAGCAGGTGATGGTGAGCCAGATCCGGTTCCCGAACCTGCTGGACCCGGCCAACCCGCTGCCGCCGATCGTGAACCTCGACCAGTGGGACGGCTACCACCCGGCCCGGACCCGGCTGCTGCGGTTCTTGGCCGAGCGCAAGATCGCGAACCCGGTCGTGCTGGCCGGGGACATCCACTCCTCCTGGTTCAGCGACCTGCGGATCGACCGGGACGACCTGGCCGCGGCGCCGGTCGCGGTGGAGTTCACCGCGACGAGCGTGAGCTCGGACTTCCCCGCCCCGTTCATCGCACCGGTCACCGCCGCCAACCCCTCGTTGAACCCGCACGTCCGGTACTTCGACGGTTCACTCCGCGGTTACCTGCGGTTCGACGTCACCAAGGAGCGTTGGCTCGCGGAGGCCCGCACGGTCGCCAGCATCGCGGTCCGGACGTCGCCGGTGTCCACCAGCGCGTCCTGGGTGACGGTGGCCGGGCGGCCGGGGCTCGTCCCGGCGTGA
- a CDS encoding Re/Si-specific NAD(P)(+) transhydrogenase subunit alpha, whose translation MDGTEQSPPGQMLGVVAESSPGETRVAATPTTVGQLVKLGYDVVVESGAGGKASFSDDAYATAGARIADTATTWRSDAVLKVNPPSPQEIGALSDGATLISLISPASNPALVESLTKRPITVLAMDAVPRISRAQSMDVLSSMANIAGYRAVIEAAHAFGRLFGGQVTAAGKVPPAKVLVAGAGVAGLAAIAAANSLGAVVRATDPRPEVAEQVRSLGGEFLAVEVEQEASTDGYAKATSEDYDRAAAALYAAQAADVDIVITTALIPGRPAPTLLTAEHVAAMKPGSVVVDMATTQGGNVAGSVAGRSVVTDNGVTIIGYTDLAGRLPAQASQLYGTNVVNLLKLLTPNKDGVLTLDLADVVQRTMTVVHNGEKLWPPPPVSVSATPAAPPKQVEPPQAAEAKPKHPARRLIPAALAAVALFAIVGFAPAALTAHFTVFVLAIVIGYYVIGNVHHALHTPLMSVTNAISGIIVVGALLQIGHDHVSVTVLASIAILLASINIFGGFAVTRRMLGMFSRS comes from the coding sequence ATGGATGGAACTGAGCAGTCGCCGCCGGGGCAAATGCTGGGGGTGGTGGCCGAATCGTCCCCGGGGGAAACCCGGGTGGCCGCCACTCCGACCACCGTAGGTCAACTGGTCAAACTCGGTTACGACGTGGTCGTCGAATCCGGGGCGGGCGGAAAAGCGAGTTTTTCGGACGACGCCTACGCCACCGCGGGCGCCCGGATCGCGGATACGGCCACGACGTGGCGGTCCGACGCCGTACTGAAAGTGAATCCGCCGTCGCCGCAGGAGATCGGTGCGTTGTCCGACGGCGCCACGCTGATCTCGCTGATCAGCCCGGCGTCGAACCCGGCGCTGGTGGAGTCGCTCACCAAACGCCCGATCACGGTCCTGGCGATGGACGCCGTCCCGCGCATCTCCCGCGCGCAGTCGATGGACGTGCTGTCGTCGATGGCCAACATCGCCGGCTACCGGGCAGTGATCGAGGCCGCGCACGCGTTCGGCCGGCTGTTCGGCGGTCAGGTCACCGCCGCCGGGAAGGTGCCGCCCGCCAAGGTGCTGGTCGCCGGCGCCGGGGTGGCGGGACTGGCCGCGATCGCGGCCGCGAACAGCCTCGGTGCGGTGGTGCGGGCGACGGACCCGCGGCCCGAGGTGGCCGAGCAGGTCCGCTCGCTGGGCGGTGAGTTCCTCGCCGTCGAGGTCGAGCAGGAAGCCAGCACCGACGGGTACGCGAAGGCGACCTCGGAGGACTACGACCGCGCCGCCGCCGCGCTGTACGCCGCGCAGGCCGCCGACGTCGACATCGTGATCACCACCGCGCTGATCCCCGGGCGCCCCGCGCCGACGCTGCTGACCGCCGAGCACGTCGCGGCGATGAAGCCGGGAAGCGTCGTCGTGGACATGGCCACCACGCAGGGCGGGAACGTGGCCGGGAGCGTCGCCGGACGGTCGGTCGTCACCGACAACGGCGTGACGATCATCGGCTACACCGACCTGGCCGGACGCCTGCCCGCCCAGGCCTCCCAGCTGTACGGCACGAACGTCGTCAACCTGCTCAAGCTGCTCACGCCGAACAAGGACGGCGTGCTGACGCTGGACCTCGCGGACGTCGTCCAGCGCACGATGACCGTGGTGCACAACGGCGAGAAGCTGTGGCCGCCGCCCCCGGTCTCGGTCAGCGCGACCCCCGCAGCACCACCGAAGCAGGTCGAACCACCGCAGGCGGCCGAGGCCAAACCCAAGCACCCGGCCCGCCGCCTGATCCCCGCCGCGCTCGCGGCCGTGGCCCTGTTCGCGATCGTCGGGTTCGCACCCGCCGCGCTGACCGCCCACTTCACGGTGTTCGTCCTGGCGATCGTGATCGGCTACTACGTGATCGGGAACGTCCACCACGCGCTGCACACGCCGCTGATGTCGGTGACGAACGCGATCTCCGGGATCATCGTCGTCGGCGCGCTGCTGCAGATCGGTCACGACCACGTGAGCGTCACCGTGCTGGCCTCGATCGCGATCCTGCTGGCGTCGATCAACATCTTCGGCGGCTTCGCCGTCACCCGTCGCATGCTCGGCATGTTCTCCCGCAGCTGA